From Coffea arabica cultivar ET-39 chromosome 10e, Coffea Arabica ET-39 HiFi, whole genome shotgun sequence, one genomic window encodes:
- the LOC113711596 gene encoding protein GIGANTEA-like, with protein sequence MSPRIPSAFFALLACQAERELKPWIAKDDDLGQKMWRINQRIVKVIVELMRNHDTPESLVILSSASDLLLRATDEMLVDGEACTLPQLELLEATARAVQPVLEWGESGLAVADGLLNLLKCRLPATARCLSHPSAHVRALSTSVLRAILYAGSLKASGKKVDKNGIHGPAYQYLSVGNINWQTDIEKCLTWEAHSLLATGMPTQFLSTAAKELGCTISI encoded by the exons atgtcaccgaggatcccaagtgcTTTCTTTGCTTTGTTGGCTTGTCAGGCAGAGAGGGAACTGAAACCGTGGATTGCCAAAGATGATGATCTTGGTCAGAAGATGTGGAGGATCAATCAACGCATTGTAAAAGTGATTGTGGAGCTAATGAGAAATCATGATACACCTGAATCATTGGTAATTCTATCCAGTGCTTCAGACCTCCTGTTACGCGCCACAGATGAGATGCTCGTTGATGGAGAAGCATGCACTTTACCGCAACTGGAG CTCCTCGAAGCAACTGCTAGAGCGGTCCAACCTGTACTCGAGTGGGGAGAATCCGGATTGGCTGTGGCCGATGGCCTTTTGAACCTATTGAAG TGCCGATTACCAGCGACAGCGCGCTGTCTCTCTCATCCAAGCGCTCATGTTCGGGCTCTTAGCACATCAGTTCTTCGTGCAATTCTGTATGCTGGTTCACTAAAAGCTAGTGGGAAAAAAGTGGACAAAAATGGCATTCATGGCCCTGCTTATCAGTATTTAAGTGTAGGCAATATCAACTGGCAAACTGATATTGAGAAGTGTTTAACATGGGAAGCTCATAGCTTACTTGCAACTGGAATGCCTACTCAGTTTCTTAGTACTGCTGCCAAAGAATTAGGCTGTACCATATCCATCTGA
- the LOC113711597 gene encoding UDP-rhamnose/UDP-galactose transporter 5-like isoform X2 gives MIPVSCLLEVVFDKIRYSRDTKLSIALVLLGVGVCTVTNVSVNTKGFVAAFIAVWSTSLQQYFVHFLPRKYSLSSFNLLGHTAPAQAASLLLVGPFLDYWLTNKRIDAFNFNVPSLVFIVLSCTFAVGTNLSQFICIGRFTAVSFQVERSVTVIHLEAASRSMVQNLLLQRCADFVS, from the exons ATGATCCCTGTTTCCTGCTTATTGGAAGTTGTGTTTGACAAAATTAGATATTCAAGAGATACAAAGCTCAGCATTGCTCTTGTCCTCCTGGGTGTTGGCGTCTGCACAGTCACTAATGTTAGTGTCAACACTAAAGGATTTGTTGCTGCCTTTATTGCAGTTTGGAGTACTTCTCTCCAACAGTAT TTTGTTCATTTCCTTCCACGGAAATACTCTCTTAGCTCATTCAATCTTCTAGGACATACAGCACCAGCCCAGGCTGCATCTTTGCTGCTAGTAGGCCCATTTCTAGATTATTGGTTGACAAACAAGAGGATTGATGCCTTTAACTTCAACGTACCATCTTTG GTGTTTATAGTCCTTTCATGCACTTTTGCAGTTGGAACAAATCTGAGCCAGTTCATCTGCATTGGCAGATTTACTGCTGTCTCATTCCAG GTGGAAAGGAGCGTCACAGTCATTCATCTCGAAGCAGCCAGCAGAAGCATGGTTCAGAatcttctattacaaaggtgCGCAGATTTTGTTAGCTAG
- the LOC113711597 gene encoding UDP-rhamnose/UDP-galactose transporter 6-like isoform X1 translates to MIPVSCLLEVVFDKIRYSRDTKLSIALVLLGVGVCTVTNVSVNTKGFVAAFIAVWSTSLQQYFVHFLPRKYSLSSFNLLGHTAPAQAASLLLVGPFLDYWLTNKRIDAFNFNVPSLVFIVLSCTFAVGTNLSQFICIGRFTAVSFQVLGHMKTILVLILGFLFFGKEGLNLHVVIGMIIAVVGMVWYGNASSKPGGKERHSHSSRSSQQKHGSESSITKVRRFC, encoded by the exons ATGATCCCTGTTTCCTGCTTATTGGAAGTTGTGTTTGACAAAATTAGATATTCAAGAGATACAAAGCTCAGCATTGCTCTTGTCCTCCTGGGTGTTGGCGTCTGCACAGTCACTAATGTTAGTGTCAACACTAAAGGATTTGTTGCTGCCTTTATTGCAGTTTGGAGTACTTCTCTCCAACAGTAT TTTGTTCATTTCCTTCCACGGAAATACTCTCTTAGCTCATTCAATCTTCTAGGACATACAGCACCAGCCCAGGCTGCATCTTTGCTGCTAGTAGGCCCATTTCTAGATTATTGGTTGACAAACAAGAGGATTGATGCCTTTAACTTCAACGTACCATCTTTG GTGTTTATAGTCCTTTCATGCACTTTTGCAGTTGGAACAAATCTGAGCCAGTTCATCTGCATTGGCAGATTTACTGCTGTCTCATTCCAGGTCCTTGGCCATATGAAAACCATTCTTGTTTTGATCCTGGGGTTCTTATTTTTCGGGAAAGAGGGTCTTAATTTACATGTGGTCATTGGCATGATTATTGCTGTTGTTGGAATGGTATGGTATGGCAATGCTTCTTCCAAACCAGGTGGAAAGGAGCGTCACAGTCATTCATCTCGAAGCAGCCAGCAGAAGCATGGTTCAGAatcttctattacaaaggtgCGCAGATTTTGTTAG
- the LOC113710916 gene encoding uncharacterized protein translates to MGSLANHQNPSFELLLLLLISVLALQFASASVEEAEALLKWKASFSNLNNTLLTSWNLQNTRNHPKASVSPCTWFGVSCIDGSVSTLNLTHSSINGTLYSFPFSSLPNLEKADLSMNELSGSVPPQVSKLSKLSYLDLSYNKFSGTIPPEIGLLTNLQTLHLNENYLNGSIPQEIGQLRSLVELILCTNNITGPIPASLGNLKNLTYLYLYENQLSGSIPREIGNLNNLVEVDIDNNQLTGPIPASIGNLNNLLLLHLFENGLSGSIPPEIGKLKKLQSLSLWGNKLTGAIPTSLGNLRDLTLLHLYRNQLSGSIPEELGNLKSLVEFEVSENQLYGLIPTSLGNLIELETLFLRDNQLSGSIPPELGKLTKLVVLEMDENQFSGHLPEGLCSSQTLRDFTVNNNSLSGPIPESLKNCASLVRARFDGNQFTGDLSESFGIYPHLEFILLSNNSFSGELSSNWCRCKNLTTLLIANNSITGHIPPEFGNLPKLGVLDLSSNQIAGQIPKELGKLKSLLWLLLNDNQLSGGIPLELGSLTDLFSLDLAVNLLNGSIPGSIGECQRLTFLNLSSNSLSHSIPSQLGKLIHLDLLDLSHNFLIGEIPTEFGSLNSLETLNLSHNNLSGVIPKALAELPGIQHIDLSFNELEGPIPCGKAFANAIIEQLKGNKGLCGNITGVRPCDSPQLVKKHENGQKLALIIALPLVGALMLFSAFAGILFFHEKRKGDPTVKDGEVKGGDVFSISLFDGKEMYENILKVTQDFDPTFCIGKGGHGSVYKANLPPANTVAVKRLHHLSESADQEGFLKEIRALTKIRHRNIVKLQGYCSSAKYSFLVYEYLERGSLAKLLSIEEEAKKLDWQKRIKIIKGIAHALSYMHHDCSPPIVHRDISSNNVLLDSEYEAHVSDFGTAKLLKIDSSNWSAVAGTYGYVAPELAYTMRVTEKCDVYSFGVLTLEVIKGSHPGDFIPHLTSPTSVNIQLKDLMDQRLPYPGQEVEETLVSILKLARACLNVDPQSRPTMHMISSLLSMGAQALPKHLHGDFQLS, encoded by the exons atgggtTCTTTAGCTAATCATCAAAACCCATCGTTCGAACTTCTTCTGCTCCTGCTTATCTCAGTTTTGGCTCTCCAATTTGCTTCAGCTTCTGTTGAGGAGGCTGAAGCCCTTTTGAAATGGAAAGCCAGTTTTTCAAACCTGAACAACACCCTCCTAACATCTTGGAATCTTCAAAACACTCGTAATCATCCAAAAGCAAGTGTCAGCCCTTGCACTTGGTTCGGTGTGTCGTGCATTGATGGCAGTGTAAGCACGTTAAACCTCACACATTCAAGTATCAATGGTACGCTTTACAGCTTTCCATTTTCATCtcttccaaatcttgaaaaggcTGATTTAAGCATGAATGAACTTTCTGGCAGCGTACCTCCTCAGGTAAGCAAGCTTTCGAAGCTCAGTTATCTTGATTTGTCCTATAATAAATTCTCTGGAACCATCCCACCAGAAATTGGCCTCTTAACCAACCTTCAAACCCTCCACTTGAACGAGAACTACTTAAATGGCTCAATTCCTCAGGAGATTGGCCAGTTAAGGTCTCTCGTTGAGCTTATCTTGTGTACAAACAACATTACGGGCCCTATTCCTGCCTCCCTTGGCAATCTGAAAAACTTGACTTATTTATATCTCTATGAAAATCAACTTTCAGGTTCTATTCCTCGTGAAATTGGAAACCTCAACAATCTTGTTGAGGTTGACATCGACAACAACCAGCTGACAGGCCCTATTCCAGCCTCGATTGGTAACCTGAATAACCTACTGCTTTTGCATCTTTTTGAAAACGGCCTATCTGGTTCCATTCCTCCTGAGATAGGAAAGTTGAAAAAACTCCAGAGTCTGAGCCTATGGGGAAATAAGCTCACTGGTGCAATCCCAACTTCACTAGGTAACCTGAGGGATCTGACTCTTTTGCATCTATATCGGAATCAACTTTCTGGTTCAATCCCGGAAGAGTTAGGCAACCTGAAGTCTCTGGTCGAATTCGAAGTAAGTGAGAATCAACTTTACGGGTTGATTCCTACTTCACTTGGCAATTTGATAGAATTGGAAACTCTGTTTCTTCGCGATAACCAACTTTCTGGCTCCATTCCCCCAGAGCTAGGGAAACTGACAAAGTTGGTTGTCTTGGAAATGGATGAAAATCAGTTCTCCGGTCATTTACCAGAAGGGCTATGTAGCAGTCAAACTCTTCGAGACTTCACTGTCAACAATAACAGCCTTTCTGGTCCAATTCCAGAAAGTTTGAAAAACTGTGCAAGTTTAGTCAGAGCTCGATTTGATGGGAACCAGTTCACTGGGGACCTGTCTGAATCGTTTGGTATTTATCCACACCTTGAATTTATCTTGCTTAGCAACAACAGCTTTTCTGGGGAGCTCTCAAGCAACTGGTGTAGATGCAAAAACTTGACAACTCTTTTAATCGCAAATAACAGCATCACAGGTCACATTCCTCCAGAATTTGGGAATCTGCCTAAGCTGGGCGTCCTTGATCTTTCTTCAAATCAGATAGCTGGGCAGATTCCAAAGGAACTTGGGAAGCTGAAGTCCTTGCTATGGCTGCTTTTAAATGACAACCAACTCTCGGGTGGTATACCTCTAGAGTTAGGATCACTGACAGATCTATTCTCTCTCGACCTAGCAGTGAACTTATTAAATGGATCAATTCCAGGAAGCATAGGAGAGTGCCAGCGACTAACCTTTTTGAACTTGAGCAGCAATAGTTTAAGCCACAGTATTCCATCCCAGTTGGGTAAGTTAATTCACCTTGACCTTCTTGATTTGAGCCACAATTTCCTCATCGGAGAGATACCAACtgaatttggaagtttgaaCAGTCTGGAAACGTTGAATCTCTCCCATAATAACCTTTCAGGTGTCATTCCAAAGGCTTTGGCAGAATTGCCCGGTATTCAGCATATTGATTTATCTTTCAATGAGTTAGAGGGTCCAATTCCTTGTGGAAAAGCATTTGCAAATGCCATTATTGAACAACTTAAAGGGAATAAAGGTTTGTGTGGCAACATTACAGGGGTACGACCGTGTGATAGTCCTCAATTGGTCAAAAAGCATGAGAATGGGCAGAAACTTGCTCTCATAATTGCACTCCCTCTTGTTGGAGCACTCATGCTTTTTTCTGCGTTTGCTGGAATTCTCTTTTTTCAcgaaaaaagaaagggagatCCAACAGTGAAAGACGGGGAAGTAAAGGGTGGAGATGTGTTCTCTATATCCTTATTTGATGGCAAAGAAATGTATGAGAACATCTTAAAAGTGACGCAGGATTTTGATCCAACATTTTGCATAGGGAAAGGAGGTCATGGAAGTGTTTACAAGGCAAATCTTCCACCGGCTAACACAGTGGCTGTAAAGAGACTCCACCACTTGTCTGAGTCTGCAGATCAAGAAGGTTTCTTGAAGGAGATAAGGGCCTTGACAAAGATCAGGCATCGAAACATTGTGAAGCTTCAGGGTTACTGCTCAAGTGCCAAATACTCGTTTTTGGTTTATGAGTACCTTGAAAGAGGCAGCTTGGCTAAACTTTTGAGCATTGAAGAAGAAGCTAAAAAATTGGATTGGCAGAAAAGGATAAAAATCATTAAGGGCATTGCTCATGCTCTGTCTTACATGCATCATGATTGTTCGCCGCCTATAGTTCATCGAGACATTTCAAGCAACAATGTTTTGCTTGATTCAGAGTATGAAGCTCATGTTTCAGATTTTGGCACGGCTAAGCTTCTGAAGATAGACTCGTCTAACTGGAGTGCAGTAGCAGGCACCTATGGATATGTTGCACCAG AGCTTGCCTACACAATGAGAGTAACTGAAAAATGTGATGTGTATAGCTTTGGGGTTCTAACCCTTGAAGTAATCAAAGGCAGCCATCCTGGTGACTTCATTCCTCACCTTACATCGCCCACATCTGTGAACATCCAACTGAAAGACTTGATGGACCAACGACTTCCGTATCCTGGTCAGGAAGTTGAAGAGACTCTGGTATCAATTCTCAAGCTTGCAAGGGCCTGTCTGAATGTTGATCCTCAATCAAGGCCAACCATGCACATGATTTCTAGCCTTTTATCAATGGGTGCACAAGCACTGCCTAAGCATCTCCATGGTGACTTTCAGCTGTCTTAG
- the LOC113711598 gene encoding GRAS family protein RAM1-like gives MDTTLDENSVPQIYYLDEGKKESPFLPLTSLEFLKQHGTKLKRLREGNLNELSSDTPMDTSHHPALSTPSLMKAAKAQLFKFNSQKIDVLSYVSSHIGTLSGLRSEVPGDLELALLLQAAAEKVANQQYVQARKLLILCGCFASKSGSPVQRVVYCFAEALEKKIEQEWGIAPTEELVGKLRKPLDEMLAQVYMQPAMMTSQQETPFTLFTEFTATESILNAVVSAKRVHLIDFQINNGAHWTLIMQALAVRDECPFEHLKISAVGTSKKIMEETGKWLSSFAETLNLPFSYKMVVSDLKDLRENYFELEFDEELAIYSDMRLWTQLVWPNHLKALMGVIRKLKPRIVVVKEFEANTNAPNFPERFDAALLLFSAMFDCINSCMDHHVLYRKMTEEVIFPRMVQNIIVAEGMERFQRHEKIGFWRKLFAEFGMVETDLTRSSLCEASLFLRSSERLSSCTVDMDGKCLIMGWKGAPFQSLSAWKLQNEYKI, from the coding sequence ATGGATACTACCCTAGATGAAAATTCAGTACCGCAAATCTATTATCTAGATGAAGGAAAGAAGGAAAGCCCGTTTCTGCCTTTGACATCGCTGGAATTTCTGAAGCAACATGGTACCAAATTGAAGCGTTTGAGGGAGGGAAATCTCAATGAGCTGAGCTCTGATACACCAATGGATACTTCTCACCATCCAGCTTTGTCAACCCCTAGCCTTATGAAGGCAGCAAAAGCGCAACTATTTAAGTTCAACTCCCAGAAGATCGATGTTCTTTCTTATGTGTCCAGTCACATTGGAACTCTATCTGGTCTCCGCTCTGAAGTTCCTGGAGACTTGGAACTTGCACTGCTACTCCAAGCTGCTGCCGAAAAGGTGGCCAATCAACAATATGTGCAAGCAAGGAAGTTGCTCATCTTGTGTGGTTGCTTTGCTTCTAAAAGCGGCAGTCCTGTCCAAAGAGTAGTGTATTGTTTCGCTGAAGCTCTTGAAaagaagattgaacaagagTGGGGAATAGCTCCAACAGAGGAACTGGTAGGGAAGCTAAGGAAGCCATTGGATGAGATGCTAGCCCAAGTTTATATGCAACCTGCAATGATGACATCTCAACAGGAAACACCCTTCACTCTTTTTACTGAGTTTACAGCAACAGAATCCATCTTGAATGCTGTAGTATCAGCAAAAAGGGTTCATCTGATAGATTTTCAAATTAACAATGGCGCACACTGGACACTGATTATGCAAGCTTTAGCTGTCAGAGACGAATGTCCCTTTGAACATCTCAAGATATCGGCCGTTGGAACCTCTAAGAAGATAATGGAAGAGACTGGCAAGTGGTTGTCATCTTTCGCTGAGACCCTCAATTTGCCTTTTTCATATAAGATGGTTGTATCAGACCTGAAGGACCTCAGGGAAAATTATTTTGAGTTGGAATTTGATGAAGAGTTGGCTATTTACTCGGACATGCGTCTTTGGACTCAACTAGTATGGCCCAATCACTTGAAAGCTCTAATGGGTGTTATCAGAAAACTCAAGCCAAGAATAGTGGTGGTCAAAGAATTTGAGGCAAATACAAATGCACCAAATTTCCCCGAACGCTTTGATGCAGCACTTCTTTTATTCAGTGCAATGTTTGATTGTATCAACTCTTGCATGGATCATCACGTTTTGTATAGAAAGATGACTGAAGAAGTTATCTTTCCACGTATGGTTCAAAACATTATCGTGGCTGAGGGAATGGAGAGGTTTCAACGACATGAAAAAATCGGTTTTTGGAGGAAACTTTTCGCAGAGTTCGGAATGGTAGAAACAGACCTGACCCGCTCATCATTATGTGAAGCAAGCTTGTTCCTCAGAAGTTCTGAGCGCTTGAGTTCTTGTACTGTGGACATGGATGGGAAATGTCTGATCATGGGGTGGAAGGGTGCCCCATTTCAGTCTCTTTCAGCCTGGAAGTTGCAGAATGAGTACAAAATTTAG